A genomic stretch from Flavobacterium nitratireducens includes:
- the priA gene encoding replication restart helicase PriA translates to MYFVEVILPLALAKTFTYSVSEAEYHYIQKGMRIAVPFGKSKIYTALAIDLHQNQPLLYEAKEIHQILDEKPIVAENQIKHWQWIASYYMCAIGDVYRGAIPSALLLENETLITQKVGGFVDESLLTDDEFLVFQALQQQSSLRVQDVMGILNKKNIFPIIQKMIDKNIVVLQDEIQESYKPKLVRYIRLHSQYESNEGLSQLLEVLKNAAKQREIVLSYFQLSARNHNKPIVVKELTEASGSTAAVVKALIEKQILEDYFIQEDRVNFTGESNDALLKLSDAQLQAFNGIKNSFLDKEVCLLHGVTSSGKTEIYIKLIEDYLATGQQILYLLPEIALTTQLVSRLQAHFGNKVAVFHSKYNNNERVEVWNQVLSNSEKAQIVIGARSALFLPFSNLGFIIVDEEHEQTFKQMDPAPRYHARDAAIVLASFFQAKVLLGSATPSIESYYNTTIGKYALVELKARYGNVMLPEIELVDLKDKYFRKRMTGHFSDVLIDAIATAVSSGEQVILFQNRRGYSPLLECMTCGHVPQCQQCDVSLTYHKHKNELRCHYCGYSIAKPTRCHSCSGIDLTTKGFGTEQIQQELIQLFPERKIGRMDQDTTRGKFGFEKIIDSFKNREIDIMVGTQMLAKGLDFDNVSLVGIMNADNMLYHPDFRAFERSFQTMVQVAGRAGRSEKQGKVIIQTYNPLHNTIQQVTNNDYLGMYKEQLYDRLIYKYPPYFRVIKLSLKHRDFNKLKEASMWLYQVLFQNLGIPVLGPEEPPINRIRNEYIRTIMVKIPQEVSVLGTKKTIQKILNSFESVAAFRAVKVTLNVDFY, encoded by the coding sequence ATGTATTTTGTTGAAGTAATTTTGCCATTAGCACTCGCTAAGACCTTTACCTATAGTGTTTCTGAAGCAGAATACCATTATATACAAAAAGGAATGCGTATAGCGGTTCCATTTGGGAAAAGTAAAATATACACTGCTTTAGCAATCGATTTACATCAAAACCAACCCCTTTTATACGAAGCAAAAGAAATTCATCAAATCTTAGATGAAAAACCTATTGTTGCTGAAAATCAAATTAAACATTGGCAATGGATTGCTTCTTATTATATGTGTGCCATCGGCGATGTGTATCGTGGTGCAATTCCTAGTGCATTGTTATTGGAAAACGAAACTTTGATTACTCAAAAAGTAGGAGGTTTTGTGGATGAAAGTTTGTTAACTGACGATGAGTTTTTGGTCTTTCAGGCGTTGCAACAACAATCTTCTTTGCGAGTACAAGATGTGATGGGAATTTTGAATAAAAAAAATATTTTTCCCATTATTCAAAAAATGATTGATAAGAATATTGTGGTTTTGCAAGATGAAATTCAAGAATCGTATAAGCCTAAATTAGTTCGATATATTCGATTACATTCCCAGTACGAATCTAATGAAGGATTATCTCAATTATTAGAAGTTTTAAAAAATGCTGCAAAACAAAGAGAAATTGTACTTTCTTATTTTCAACTTAGTGCTAGAAATCATAATAAGCCCATTGTTGTAAAAGAATTAACCGAAGCATCAGGTAGTACAGCGGCGGTAGTAAAGGCTTTAATTGAAAAGCAAATTTTAGAGGATTATTTCATTCAAGAAGATCGAGTAAATTTTACAGGTGAATCTAACGATGCATTATTAAAATTAAGTGATGCGCAACTTCAAGCTTTTAATGGAATTAAAAACAGTTTCTTAGATAAAGAAGTTTGTTTGTTACACGGAGTGACTTCAAGTGGAAAAACAGAAATTTACATTAAGCTGATAGAAGATTATTTAGCAACTGGACAACAAATATTGTATTTGTTACCAGAAATTGCTCTTACCACTCAATTGGTTTCTCGTTTGCAGGCGCATTTTGGAAACAAAGTGGCGGTTTTTCACTCCAAATACAATAATAATGAACGAGTAGAAGTTTGGAATCAGGTTTTAAGTAATTCAGAAAAAGCACAAATTGTAATAGGAGCTCGTTCGGCATTATTCTTACCTTTTTCTAATCTAGGTTTTATTATTGTTGATGAAGAACACGAGCAAACTTTTAAGCAAATGGATCCTGCGCCTAGATATCACGCCCGTGACGCTGCAATTGTGTTGGCTAGTTTTTTTCAAGCAAAAGTTTTGTTAGGTTCGGCTACGCCAAGTATAGAGTCCTATTATAATACTACAATAGGGAAATATGCTTTAGTGGAACTTAAAGCGCGTTATGGAAATGTAATGTTGCCAGAAATCGAATTAGTTGATTTAAAGGATAAGTATTTTCGAAAGCGAATGACGGGGCATTTTAGTGATGTTTTAATCGATGCGATAGCGACAGCTGTATCTTCGGGAGAACAGGTGATATTGTTCCAAAATAGGAGAGGGTATTCGCCTTTGTTAGAATGTATGACTTGTGGTCATGTTCCTCAATGTCAACAATGCGATGTGAGTTTAACCTATCACAAGCATAAAAACGAATTGCGTTGTCATTATTGTGGCTATTCGATTGCTAAACCTACCCGTTGTCATAGCTGTTCAGGAATTGATTTAACGACTAAAGGATTTGGTACTGAGCAAATTCAACAAGAATTGATTCAATTATTTCCAGAACGGAAAATAGGTAGGATGGATCAAGATACTACTCGAGGAAAATTTGGGTTTGAAAAAATTATCGATAGTTTCAAAAACAGAGAAATTGATATTATGGTTGGTACCCAAATGTTAGCAAAAGGATTGGATTTTGATAATGTGAGTTTGGTAGGAATCATGAATGCAGATAATATGCTTTATCATCCTGATTTTAGAGCTTTTGAAAGAAGCTTTCAAACCATGGTACAGGTAGCTGGGCGTGCAGGTCGTTCAGAAAAACAAGGAAAAGTAATTATTCAAACCTATAATCCGCTACATAATACGATTCAACAAGTCACTAATAATGATTACTTAGGAATGTATAAAGAACAATTGTATGATCGTTTAATTTATAAATATCCGCCATATTTTAGAGTTATTAAATTAAGTTTAAAACATCGCGACTTTAATAAATTAAAAGAAGCTTCTATGTGGTTGTATCAAGTTCTATTTCAAAATTTAGGGATTCCAGTTCTTGGGCCAGAGGAGCCACCTATTAATAGAATCAGGAATGAATATATCAGAACTATAATGGTAAAAATTCCTCAAGAGGTCTCTGTATTGGGTACAAAAAAAACTATCCAAAAAATATTGAATAGTTTTGAGAGTGTAGCTGCTTTTAGAGCTGTAAAAGTTACTTTAAATGTAGACTTTTATTAA
- the folP gene encoding dihydropteroate synthase, producing the protein MTINCKGKLVDLSKPKVMGILNITPNSFFDGGKYTSDDEIIAKVEKMLNEGATFIDVGAYSSKPSAEYVSEEEELNRILPVVQLLVNKFPDILLSIDTFRSKVASACIENGAAIINDISAGNLDDKMLEIIAQYQVPYIMMHMRGTPQTMQSLTNYEDVIKEILFYFSEKISQARSLGINDLIVDPGFGFAKTIEQNYEVMQKMQLLHHLELPILIGISRKSMIYRTLEISADEALNGTTFLNTFALTKGAHILRVHDVAAAVECVKLFEKLNA; encoded by the coding sequence ATGACCATAAATTGCAAAGGAAAGCTCGTTGATTTATCAAAACCAAAGGTTATGGGAATTTTGAACATTACTCCAAATTCTTTCTTTGATGGTGGAAAATATACAAGTGACGATGAAATTATAGCTAAAGTTGAAAAAATGCTAAACGAAGGAGCCACATTTATTGATGTAGGGGCTTATTCTAGTAAACCTAGTGCCGAATATGTTTCTGAGGAAGAAGAGTTAAATCGTATTTTACCAGTTGTTCAATTATTGGTCAATAAATTTCCAGATATTTTACTTTCAATTGATACTTTTAGAAGTAAAGTGGCGAGCGCTTGTATTGAAAACGGAGCAGCTATAATTAATGATATTTCGGCAGGAAATTTAGATGATAAAATGCTCGAAATAATTGCTCAATATCAAGTTCCGTATATTATGATGCACATGCGTGGGACACCACAAACGATGCAAAGCTTGACAAATTATGAAGATGTTATAAAAGAAATTCTTTTTTATTTCTCTGAAAAAATAAGTCAAGCCAGAAGCTTAGGAATTAATGATTTAATTGTTGATCCTGGTTTTGGTTTTGCAAAAACAATAGAACAGAATTATGAAGTAATGCAAAAAATGCAATTATTACATCATTTAGAATTGCCCATTTTAATTGGTATTTCTAGAAAATCGATGATTTATAGAACACTAGAAATATCTGCTGACGAAGCTTTGAATGGAACTACTTTTTTAAATACTTTTGCGCTGACAAAAGGAGCTCATATTTTACGAGTTCACGATGTAGCTGCAGCCGTTGAGTGTGTAAAATTGTTTGAAAAATTAAATGCTTAA
- the rlmH gene encoding 23S rRNA (pseudouridine(1915)-N(3))-methyltransferase RlmH, producing the protein MNIKLLAIGKTDNKALQSLIDDYTKRLSFYIKFDLEIIPDIKNVKNLSESQQKEKEGELILSKIGSSDQLILLDENGKNFSSLGFSEELQKKMNSGIKTLVFVIGGPYGFSDTVYAKAQGKISLSKMTFSHQMVRLFFIEQLYRGFTILRNEPYHHQ; encoded by the coding sequence ATGAACATCAAACTTCTCGCCATTGGCAAAACAGATAACAAAGCATTACAAAGTTTAATTGACGACTACACCAAACGTTTGTCTTTTTATATCAAATTTGATTTGGAAATTATTCCTGATATTAAAAATGTAAAAAACTTATCCGAAAGCCAACAAAAAGAAAAAGAAGGCGAATTAATTTTGTCCAAAATTGGTTCATCAGATCAATTAATTTTATTGGATGAAAACGGAAAAAACTTCTCAAGCTTAGGGTTTTCGGAAGAATTACAAAAGAAAATGAATTCAGGAATTAAAACCTTAGTTTTTGTAATTGGAGGGCCTTATGGTTTTTCGGATACTGTTTATGCTAAAGCACAAGGGAAAATTTCACTTTCTAAAATGACTTTTTCTCACCAAATGGTACGTTTATTTTTCATCGAACAACTATATCGAGGTTTTACGATTTTAAGAAACGAACCTTATCACCATCAATAG
- a CDS encoding DUF1599 domain-containing protein — protein MKNTSQEYDKIIEICRSLFVNKMQDYGSAWRILRLPSLTDQIFIKAQRIRSLQENEVRKVDEDESSEFIGIINYSIMALIQLELGVVDQPDLNVEKASELYDAKVQLTKDLMEAKNHDYGEAWREMRVSSLTDLILQKLLRVKQIEDNKGKTLVSEGIDANYQDMINYSVFALILMGFTNNK, from the coding sequence ATGAAGAATACTTCTCAAGAATATGACAAAATAATTGAAATTTGTCGTTCCCTTTTCGTTAACAAAATGCAAGATTACGGAAGTGCTTGGCGCATTTTACGCTTACCTTCTTTAACCGATCAAATTTTTATCAAAGCACAAAGAATTCGCAGTTTACAAGAAAATGAAGTTCGAAAAGTAGACGAAGATGAATCAAGTGAATTTATTGGTATCATCAACTATTCGATTATGGCTTTAATTCAATTAGAACTTGGAGTTGTAGATCAGCCAGATCTAAATGTTGAAAAAGCAAGTGAACTGTATGATGCCAAAGTACAATTGACCAAAGATTTAATGGAAGCAAAAAACCACGATTATGGTGAAGCTTGGAGAGAAATGCGTGTCAGTTCTTTAACTGATTTGATTTTGCAAAAATTACTTCGTGTAAAACAAATTGAAGACAACAAGGGAAAAACTCTCGTATCAGAAGGAATTGATGCTAATTATCAGGACATGATTAATTACTCTGTATTTGCATTAATATTAATGGGTTTTACTAATAACAAATAA
- a CDS encoding TlpA disulfide reductase family protein — MKKMKNTIAIVLVFITLSCSKSKAQKTAFSKEALAESVLNTDGSPIAFKKILSQNKGKNVVIKIWASWCRDCIKDIPKAKEIQAAHPDATYIYISMDDTAEKWKYGIEKYDLKGIHYMAKDQMKGVFAKAIDLDWIPRTIIIDKKGKIVVYRAIETDFEKINNTLSQLENENN, encoded by the coding sequence ATGAAGAAAATGAAAAACACAATTGCAATAGTATTGGTATTTATAACCTTATCTTGCTCAAAATCGAAAGCTCAAAAAACAGCTTTTTCTAAAGAAGCACTAGCTGAATCTGTCTTAAACACTGATGGCTCTCCTATTGCTTTTAAAAAGATTTTATCACAAAACAAAGGAAAAAATGTTGTAATCAAAATTTGGGCATCTTGGTGTCGTGATTGCATAAAAGACATACCGAAAGCTAAAGAAATACAAGCTGCTCATCCAGACGCTACCTACATTTACATTTCGATGGACGACACTGCCGAAAAATGGAAATATGGAATAGAAAAATACGATTTAAAAGGAATACATTATATGGCCAAAGACCAAATGAAAGGCGTTTTTGCCAAAGCCATAGATTTAGACTGGATTCCAAGAACTATTATTATTGATAAAAAAGGAAAAATAGTTGTATATCGTGCTATTGAGACCGATTTTGAAAAAATTAACAATACATTAAGTCAATTAGAAAACGAAAATAATTAA
- a CDS encoding BT_3928 family protein, translating to MKNFITQFSRLFVGILFIISGLIKLNDPIGFSYKLAEYFSEPVFNLPFLEPISLYLAVFLVIVEVVLGIMLLIGYKTKLTIWSLLLMIVFFTFLTFYSAYFNVVKDCGCFGDALHLTPWESFGKDVILLVFILILFVNQRLIRPLFNNNNFQNAIVYLGLAVCIFIAYMVINHLPYIDFRPYKVGTNIQKRMEIPAGAPTPVVEMIFIYKVNGTLKEFSEKDLMSLPEGAEFVDRKDKIISQGYVPPIHDFTMTKDNSDYKDELLLEPKLVMIVTYDLKSSKEEGMQKLSAIEKEATSKGYKVIGMTNSSQDEIAKAQKKYNLKFDFYTCDAIALKTIERANPSIVILNKGTIKQKVHYNDTDKLKL from the coding sequence ATGAAGAATTTCATTACCCAATTTTCAAGACTATTTGTCGGTATTTTATTTATCATTTCCGGATTGATTAAATTAAATGATCCTATAGGTTTCTCCTATAAACTAGCAGAATATTTTAGTGAACCTGTTTTCAACCTACCCTTTTTAGAACCTATTAGCTTATATTTAGCCGTATTTTTGGTTATTGTAGAAGTCGTTTTAGGAATTATGTTACTCATAGGTTACAAAACCAAGTTAACCATTTGGAGTTTACTATTAATGATTGTATTCTTTACTTTCCTTACTTTTTATTCTGCTTATTTTAATGTGGTAAAAGATTGTGGTTGTTTTGGAGATGCCTTACACCTAACACCATGGGAATCATTTGGAAAAGACGTTATTTTATTAGTATTCATTCTTATTTTATTTGTTAACCAAAGACTTATCCGACCTTTATTTAATAACAATAATTTTCAAAATGCAATTGTATATTTAGGATTAGCCGTATGCATTTTCATAGCTTACATGGTTATCAACCATTTACCTTATATCGATTTTAGACCTTACAAAGTAGGCACTAATATTCAAAAGAGAATGGAAATTCCAGCAGGAGCGCCAACTCCTGTGGTAGAAATGATTTTTATTTACAAAGTAAATGGTACACTAAAAGAATTCAGTGAAAAAGATTTAATGAGTCTACCAGAAGGCGCTGAATTTGTAGATAGAAAAGACAAGATTATTAGCCAAGGTTACGTTCCTCCTATTCATGATTTTACAATGACAAAAGACAATTCAGATTATAAAGACGAATTGCTTCTAGAACCAAAATTAGTAATGATTGTTACTTATGATTTGAAATCGTCTAAAGAAGAAGGAATGCAAAAACTTAGCGCTATTGAAAAAGAGGCAACTTCTAAGGGATACAAGGTTATTGGTATGACCAACTCATCACAAGATGAAATTGCAAAAGCACAAAAAAAATACAATCTAAAATTTGATTTTTATACCTGCGACGCAATTGCACTCAAAACCATAGAAAGAGCCAATCCAAGTATTGTAATTCTTAACAAAGGAACTATAAAACAAAAAGTACATTATAACGACACTGATAAACTAAAATTATAA
- the nadC gene encoding carboxylating nicotinate-nucleotide diphosphorylase, translating to MISEAQFQNELELLIANAIREDVGDGDHSSLACIPSSAQGKAKLLVKDKGIIAGVEFAKMIFNYVDANLKVETFIEDGTPVQYGDVVFHVSGSSQSILKAERMVLNSMQRMSAIATKTNSYVQLLEGTNTKILDTRKTTPGFRVAEKWAVKIGGGENHRFALYDMVMLKDNHIDFAGGIALAIAKTKAYLKETNRDLKIIVEARDLDEVKEIVAAGGVYRILLDNFDYEMTKEAVAYIGNASMTESSGNINEETIRLYAECGVNYISSGALTHSIYNMDLSLKAIE from the coding sequence ATGATTAGCGAAGCACAATTTCAAAACGAGTTAGAACTATTAATAGCAAATGCCATTCGTGAGGATGTAGGAGATGGAGATCATAGTTCATTAGCCTGTATTCCTTCATCAGCGCAAGGTAAAGCCAAACTTTTAGTGAAAGACAAAGGAATTATTGCTGGAGTAGAATTTGCTAAAATGATTTTTAATTATGTTGACGCTAATTTGAAAGTGGAAACTTTTATCGAAGATGGAACTCCAGTGCAATATGGAGATGTGGTTTTTCATGTTTCTGGAAGTTCACAATCTATTTTAAAGGCAGAGCGAATGGTTTTGAATTCAATGCAAAGAATGTCGGCAATTGCAACTAAAACGAATAGTTATGTACAATTGTTAGAAGGTACTAATACTAAAATTTTAGATACAAGAAAAACAACCCCTGGTTTTCGTGTAGCCGAAAAATGGGCAGTGAAAATTGGAGGAGGGGAGAACCATCGTTTTGCTTTGTATGATATGGTGATGCTAAAAGACAATCATATTGATTTTGCTGGAGGAATTGCTTTGGCTATTGCAAAAACCAAGGCATATTTGAAAGAGACTAACCGTGATTTAAAAATTATTGTTGAGGCAAGAGACCTTGATGAAGTAAAGGAAATTGTTGCAGCAGGTGGTGTTTACCGTATTCTTTTAGATAATTTTGATTACGAAATGACTAAAGAGGCTGTTGCTTATATTGGAAATGCTTCAATGACAGAGTCATCCGGAAATATCAATGAAGAAACGATTCGTTTGTATGCCGAATGTGGTGTTAATTATATTTCTTCTGGAGCATTGACCCATTCTATTTATAATATGGATTTGAGTTTAAAGGCAATCGAATAA
- a CDS encoding cupin domain-containing protein translates to MTDITAENNEIIKLVSQYIDLSVTPFNKPERTVVRVDKRDPMYGGNGIVYLLQMFNEGELTNNRIGAYMVFLNKGDQAGFHTHGTRNEEELYIVMHGEGEYLEMTKKDGIIRKKNLKKGSITAMSGEGFHSLTNTTDSILIVFVITTNNPK, encoded by the coding sequence ATGACTGATATCACCGCTGAAAACAACGAAATAATCAAATTAGTGTCTCAATATATCGATCTTAGTGTTACCCCTTTCAATAAGCCAGAAAGAACCGTTGTGAGAGTAGACAAACGCGATCCAATGTACGGAGGAAATGGAATTGTTTATTTGTTGCAAATGTTTAACGAAGGGGAATTAACCAACAACCGTATTGGGGCTTATATGGTCTTTTTAAATAAAGGCGACCAAGCGGGTTTTCACACTCATGGAACTCGAAATGAGGAAGAATTATATATTGTTATGCATGGCGAAGGCGAATATCTTGAAATGACTAAAAAAGACGGTATCATTCGTAAAAAAAATCTAAAAAAAGGAAGTATTACTGCGATGAGTGGCGAAGGTTTTCACTCCTTAACAAATACTACAGATTCTATTTTAATTGTATTTGTTATCACTACAAACAACCCAAAATAA
- the tpiA gene encoding triose-phosphate isomerase, translated as MVAGNWKMHKNAAQTSELLSELIAKVPANTTAQVIVAPTFVNLAAAVNQLKGTNISVSAQNVHQTESGAFTGEISADMLTSVGVNTVILGHSERRAIFHETDALITDKVNTALKHDMTVIFCFGEELKDRQSNNHFNVVENQLKDGLFQIDAKAWDKIVLAYEPVWAIGTGETASPEQAQEMHEFIRETILKAYGKEIAENATILYGGSVKPENAKEIFSKPDVDGGLIGGAALKADDFVAIVTAI; from the coding sequence ATTGTAGCAGGAAACTGGAAAATGCACAAAAATGCAGCACAAACTAGCGAATTATTAAGCGAATTAATTGCTAAAGTGCCTGCTAACACTACAGCACAAGTAATTGTTGCGCCAACATTTGTAAACTTGGCTGCAGCAGTAAATCAACTAAAAGGAACTAACATTAGTGTTTCGGCACAAAATGTTCACCAAACAGAAAGTGGCGCTTTTACAGGAGAAATATCTGCTGATATGTTAACTTCTGTTGGTGTAAACACAGTTATCCTTGGTCACTCTGAGCGTAGAGCTATTTTTCACGAAACTGATGCTTTAATTACTGATAAAGTAAACACAGCTTTAAAACACGATATGACCGTAATTTTTTGCTTTGGAGAAGAATTAAAAGACCGTCAATCTAACAATCACTTCAACGTAGTTGAAAACCAATTAAAAGATGGATTATTCCAAATCGATGCTAAAGCTTGGGACAAAATTGTATTAGCTTACGAACCAGTTTGGGCTATTGGAACTGGAGAAACTGCTTCACCTGAGCAAGCGCAAGAAATGCACGAATTTATCAGAGAAACAATCCTTAAAGCCTATGGTAAAGAAATCGCTGAAAATGCAACTATTCTTTACGGAGGTTCAGTAAAACCAGAAAACGCAAAAGAAATATTTTCTAAACCAGACGTAGACGGAGGTCTTATTGGTGGAGCTGCTTTAA
- the rpsR gene encoding 30S ribosomal protein S18, which produces MATLQQSASGKKDGDIRYLTPLNIETNKTKKYCRFKKSGIKYVDYKDADFLLKFVNEQGKILPRRLTGTSLKYQRKVSVAVKRARHLALMPYVADLLK; this is translated from the coding sequence ATGGCAACATTACAACAATCTGCTTCAGGAAAAAAAGACGGAGATATCAGATATCTTACTCCTTTAAATATCGAAACTAACAAAACTAAAAAGTATTGTCGTTTCAAAAAATCAGGTATCAAATATGTAGATTATAAAGATGCTGATTTCTTATTGAAATTTGTAAACGAGCAAGGTAAAATTTTACCACGTCGTTTAACTGGTACTTCTTTGAAATACCAAAGAAAAGTGTCTGTAGCTGTAAAAAGAGCTCGTCACTTAGCTTTAATGCCATATGTGGCTGACTTATTAAAATAA
- a CDS encoding LytR/AlgR family response regulator transcription factor translates to MKLNCVVVDDSSIQRMIIAKLVNNHPNLHLVGDFSNAIEAKSCMSVNNVDLIYLDIEMPVISGFDFLDGLKTKPQIIFITSKAEYALKAFDYDATDYLQKPIAVDRFNASVKRALDLYLLKQDIKEEEGEHIFIKSNLKKLKIFTARIKWIEAFGDYVRVVTEDDSHLVLSTMKSFENDLPRKKFVRVHKSYIINIDKVERFNSKFAEIGTTKIPLSRNKKEDLIKALSYA, encoded by the coding sequence ATGAAACTAAATTGTGTCGTAGTTGATGACAGTTCGATACAAAGGATGATCATCGCAAAATTAGTAAATAATCACCCAAACCTACACTTAGTGGGGGATTTTTCTAATGCAATTGAAGCTAAGAGCTGCATGTCTGTAAACAATGTAGACCTTATATACCTTGATATAGAAATGCCTGTTATTAGTGGTTTTGACTTTTTAGATGGTCTAAAAACCAAACCACAAATTATTTTTATTACTTCAAAGGCTGAATATGCCTTAAAAGCTTTTGATTATGACGCAACTGATTATCTACAAAAACCTATCGCTGTAGATCGTTTTAATGCTTCTGTAAAAAGAGCTTTAGACCTATATCTTCTTAAACAAGATATTAAAGAAGAAGAAGGAGAACACATCTTTATAAAAAGTAATTTAAAAAAGTTAAAAATATTCACTGCTAGAATTAAATGGATAGAAGCTTTTGGAGATTATGTCAGAGTAGTTACTGAAGACGATAGCCACTTAGTGCTTTCTACCATGAAATCTTTTGAAAATGACTTGCCAAGGAAAAAATTTGTACGTGTTCATAAATCCTACATTATAAACATTGACAAAGTTGAACGTTTCAATAGTAAATTTGCTGAAATTGGAACCACTAAAATTCCTTTAAGTAGAAACAAGAAAGAAGATTTAATCAAAGCTCTTTCTTACGCTTAA
- the rpsF gene encoding 30S ribosomal protein S6 yields MNHYETVFILNPVLSDVQVKETVSKFEDFLTSRGAEMVAKEDWGLKKMAYEIQNKKSGFYHLFEFKVAPEVLVAFETEFRRDERVMRFLTVSLDKHAISWAERRRAKLKSQKA; encoded by the coding sequence ATGAATCATTATGAAACTGTTTTCATTTTAAATCCCGTTTTATCTGATGTTCAGGTAAAGGAAACAGTAAGCAAATTTGAAGATTTTCTTACTAGTAGAGGAGCAGAAATGGTAGCTAAAGAGGATTGGGGTCTTAAAAAAATGGCTTACGAAATCCAAAACAAAAAATCTGGTTTTTACCATTTATTCGAATTCAAAGTAGCTCCTGAAGTATTAGTAGCTTTTGAAACTGAATTTAGACGTGACGAAAGAGTTATGCGTTTCTTAACTGTAAGTCTTGACAAACATGCTATCTCTTGGGCTGAAAGAAGAAGAGCAAAACTTAAATCTCAAAAAGCTTAA
- a CDS encoding YihY/virulence factor BrkB family protein, giving the protein MSVEIEERLRKIPVVRNFVNWSKKVKLKRLSGMPLYDLLELYIIGLTEGALSNRAGAIAFSFFMALFPFALFILNLIPYIPIEGFQDDFLEFVADGVPPNIFYAIKNIINDILHNSHSGLVSSGFLLSILLMANGLNAILGGFENSKHVLVKRGFLHQYLVALGMSLFMAFLLILTVAIIVVFEVAIQHLNEKDFLSEKIPMIVMGRYAFLILMILITTSVLFKFGTKNQENRSFISIGSVFTTILTIISSYFFGVWVIKFSKYNELYGSIGTLLIVMFYIWINCMILLLGFELNEVMNKLKKRKEHSLVH; this is encoded by the coding sequence ATGTCAGTAGAAATAGAAGAAAGGCTAAGAAAAATTCCAGTAGTTCGCAATTTTGTCAATTGGTCAAAAAAAGTGAAGTTGAAAAGACTAAGCGGGATGCCTTTGTATGATTTATTAGAATTGTACATCATTGGACTTACCGAAGGTGCTTTGTCTAATCGTGCGGGAGCGATTGCATTTAGTTTTTTTATGGCATTGTTTCCTTTTGCATTATTTATTTTAAACTTAATACCTTATATTCCTATTGAGGGTTTTCAAGATGATTTTTTAGAATTTGTTGCCGATGGGGTTCCTCCCAATATTTTTTATGCTATTAAAAATATCATTAACGATATCTTGCATAATAGTCACTCTGGATTAGTTTCTTCAGGTTTTTTATTATCCATTTTGTTGATGGCTAATGGATTGAATGCTATTTTAGGAGGTTTTGAAAATTCTAAGCACGTATTAGTTAAACGAGGATTTTTACATCAATATTTAGTAGCCTTAGGGATGTCATTGTTTATGGCTTTTTTGTTAATACTTACTGTGGCAATAATTGTGGTTTTTGAGGTTGCAATTCAACATCTCAATGAAAAAGATTTTTTAAGCGAAAAAATTCCGATGATTGTAATGGGACGTTATGCTTTTTTGATTTTGATGATTTTAATTACGACTTCTGTGCTGTTTAAATTTGGAACTAAAAATCAAGAGAATCGTTCTTTTATATCCATAGGTTCTGTGTTTACTACTATTTTAACGATTATTAGTTCTTATTTCTTCGGGGTTTGGGTAATTAAGTTTTCAAAATACAATGAATTGTATGGTTCTATAGGAACATTACTAATTGTTATGTTTTACATTTGGATTAACTGTATGATATTATTGCTTGGTTTTGAGTTGAATGAGGTAATGAATAAATTAAAAAAGAGGAAAGAGCATTCTCTGGTACATTAA